The Salmo salar chromosome ssa06, Ssal_v3.1, whole genome shotgun sequence sequence AGTGGAACACTGCAGAACATTCAGGTATACTGTCTGCTTCATGACCACTTGAGCCCCAAcatgtaacatgtaaagtgttggtccccatgtttcaagagctgaaataaaacatcccagaaatgttccataagctcaaaaagctaatttctctaaaatgttgcgCACACATTCATTTtcaaatccctgttagtgagaatttgtcctttgccaagataatccatctacctgacaggtgtggcatatcaagaagctgattaaacagcatgatcattacacaggttctggagacaataaaaggccactctaaaatgtgcagttttgtcacacaacacaatgccatagagtTTTGAGGGAGATTGCAATTGGTATGTTAacttcaggaatgtccaccagagctgttgttaattactctaccataagctgaatccaacgtagttttagagaatttggcagtatgtccaaccagcctcacaaccgcagaccacgtgaatggcattgtgtgggcgagtggtttgctgatgtcaacgttgtgaacagagtgccccatggtggcggtggggttatggtatggccaggcataagctacggacaatgaacacgattgcattttatcgatggcactttgaatgcacagagataccgtgaccacatcctgaggcccattgttgtgccagtcagccaccgccatcacctcatgtttcagcatgataatacactgccccatgtcgcaaggatctgtacacaattcctggaagcgtgaactgtcccagtttttccattgcctgcatactcaccagggtGACAaacccactgagcatgtttgggatgctctggattgatgtgtagGACAGGATGTTCCAGTTCCAACCAATATCCAGAATATTCGCACAGCCATCGAagatgagtgggacaacatttcacaggccacaatcaacagcctgatcaactctattcaaatgagatgtgttgcgctgcatgaggccaatggtggtcacaccagatactgactggttttctgatccatgcccctactttttttttcgGCGACCAACAGATGTGTATCtgtctgtattctcagtcatgtaaaatccatagattaaggcctaattcatttatttcaattgatggatttccttatatgaacagtaactcagtaaaatctttgaaattgttgcgttttgcATCACTAGGTTAATATCTTTTTTGGTATGGCTTATTTAGGCCTAATTATTGTAAACAGTAGCGGATTTAGGTATGGgtgacatgggcagccgcccagggcgACATCTTGCAAAAAAAtcggaatggtgacatttgcgcaatcggttttctatcgcttATTTGTacatcacgtcaatgatatcatgttactgtgtgggactgtgggtcaattaaccttgtcggagtgggcgccctgattctagtttgtgagctaagcaggctactgcctgggaaggtctcccactcagatgTACGAGATTGAGAGGGCGGTGGAGGTAGGTTGGCATCAGGCCTCCCCACTGGAAGccggaggtagggggagcgggggaatctatcaaatagcacaactctaactttgtacagtactaatgcaattaatAAAATCAGTCATACTACGAAATGCTACctaataaaccacaattcattcataatactgtgaatgtATAGTTTCACAGTCATATTGTTGCATTTTTCCCTGGTTTGTGCGAACtcgttaagaataatataaaaccagtctgcacaccaccaagttGAATTGGTTTAgccttgactcttggttgacagtgttgggggatgggtaatgtattgatgctcgagtgccaaatcaacacagATGGACAAGGAAAGGTCTAAACAATCAGTTTAGGaaaaagaggaaagaagaggagaaacGCGCAAAAGATAAAGGTATGCAGCTACTTAAAAAAAGTCTATAGTATGCTGAAATGTTGTATATTTTGTCATATATTCAGTCTTTTGGGGTGTTTTACGCCTAgcgcggcaggtaggctagtggttgggccagtatccgaaaagttgctggatcgaatccccgagctgacaaggtaataaaTGGTGTAATAATTTGATTATATTTTGAATTTATATACTAACATTTGTTTCTATTTAACTTTGTTACTTCTTTTTTATATTTATGAGGCgtaattttgtatatattttttttatatttatatcgTTTTAAATGTTGAttattttatgtttatttattgtgttgttccaaatgtcggggcttcgcccagggagccatacaagccaGAACCGCCACTGATTGTAAATTGCATCATCGGGGACAGGCTATGACAAATGTCATCTGACAGTGTTAATATCATTATTTAGCCTAGACCTATTGCAATATATTGCGTAATAGGTTATGTTAGTTTCCAAAATGGCCAATGATTGTTACATTATTCTAGATTTATTGCGGTCAGATATCCTGTAGAGCTGCAGGTGCAAACCAGAAACCCGGGCTGTTCTGTTCCCATGGAGACAAATTCGCAAGGGACCTCTGACGAGAAACTATACGATAAACAGCCAACCGGACTTTATATGGTAAACCTAATCTTGATCATTCTGTATTTATTATGAAGTAGTTTAGATTAAGTGAACACGAGTCCTGGGGAttacaataatgacaaagtgggaTTTTTGTTGACGGCTTGTCTGTAGGCAAGCAGGTTGGATAATATTGGTGCTGGGGAGATTTGTCCTATCCAGTGATGTGACTGAGCTTGATGGCTTTCTGCCAGGCAGACCGGCAAATGAAAGTTGAGAACAAGAGAGGCGATTGAATCCTTCTCCAGGATTTGATTTTACAGTGTTTTTGAAAGAACTGCGAGTTTACGCAATGCCACCTGATTGAGAGGCATATGCTTTCTGTCTGCACACACATCCTATGGTACCGCGGGCGACGTAAAGCGTTCTGTGTTGACGCCCAGACATGGACATCGGGAAAACATTGGTGATGCTGCGCGACTAAGGGTAATTGTGAAAAGTGATATAATCGTATATATGGTAAATAAATTATGCTAACACCCACTGACTTCATCGACATGATAATGGTAAAATATTTCGCCGGGTTTTGACGGGCTGACCAGGGACACCCCAGGTAGGAAAACCAACGGGATTTGTGTAGGATAGGTTACAGCCATTATGCATTTATTTTATAATCAATGTCAGTGCCACATGACTTGTATTTAGATTGCTTATCTGTTCAAATCTATTTAAATGTACAATTGCATATGACTTTATTACAGCTATAGCAATCGACTATGCATCCATGTTATTAGCCTATTTACCATGTATATGGTAGGTAGGTAGTCTTTGAGGCTAATTggtgattttttaaaatgtatttatatttttttatttaacctttatttaaccaggaaggccagttgagaacaagttctcatttacaactgcgacctggtcaagataaagcaaagcagtgtgacacaaacaacaacacatggaataaacaaacgtacagtcaataacacaatagaaaaagtctatatacagtgtgtgcaaatggcgtaaggaggtaaggcaataaataggccatagtagtgaagtaattacaatttagcaaattaacactggagtgatagatgtgcagatgatgatgtgcaagtagaaatactggggtgaaAAAGTGAGTGAGTTGCGACAGAGAAAGATGGATTTCTTATCCACACTTTATGCATTGGTAGAAAGGCTCTATCTAATAGCCTATTTTTGGGGTATTCATGGAAAACATTTACTCAAGTTAATCCATTTACAATATATATTCAGCCAGTGAGGCTGTCATGCTTTGCTTTGTCCCTCTGCATCCATTATCAGTGGCTGTTTAGACACAGAGCCAATACCACAGCCAGCCAGGGCAGCTGCTGCCTCTGAGTTACTAACAAcatcagacctctctctctctctctctctctctctctctctctctctctctctctctctctctctctccccttccctcctcatccctctctctttttctacctCCTTACCACCCtacttctcatccctctctccttccttccctccatctcatctatccctccttccctccctgtcaACCTCCACACAGGAAGCTGATCTAGCAGAAGGCCCGGTCCACAGCCAGCTAGGCAGGATGACAGAGGGGGTGGAGTTGGAGGCCAgacagaaccagacccagacccacaGGACCCACAGGACCAGACAGAACCAGACCCAGGGTGTCACAGTCCTGCTGAGGAGGGGTAGTGGAGGAGAGGGCCCCCAGGGGCCTAAGGGACCCGAGGTTAGAGCAGAGGGGTCCAGggggtctgaggttagggcagagGGGTCCAGGGGGTCCAAGGTTGGCGCAGAGGGATCCAGGGGATCAGAGGATGTGGTAGAGACACGGACGACTCAGGACTGGACCAGGGTGAACCACAGTACTGTGAGGAGGAGCACAGACAGTGACtcggaggagcaggaggaaaaggaggaggaagagggttccctccaccaccaccaccttactGGGATACCACCCGCACAATGGCCCAACTGGAGAACCAGGGGCTGGGCTGTCTGGGAACGGGTATGCCCAACAGGTGGCCCCAGATGGGGGCTGGGGCTGGGTAGTGCTGGTGGCTACTATCCTGGTCCTGGCTCTAACGCTGGCCTTCCCTTCCTGTATGGGTATCTTTTACACAGAGCTACAGGCTGAGTTCAGCTCCAGCAACACAGAGACGTCCTGGGTGCCTGCTATCATGACTGCTGTGCTGCACGCTGGTGGTGAGGATGCTTCTGTCATTGTACATTGAGGCATTGTTGCATGATtgaacacacaccctctctctctctctccgtcaccctctctctctctttctcaccctctatcaccctctctctctctctctctctctcacccacacacacacacactgacaacttGTCATTGTCATTGTAGGATTGTACACATCTATTGTAGTGTCTTTATTTGGCTGATTGAAGTAGGCCTACTTCCAATACATAACACTATGTTGCAATGAAAGTACTACAGGTTAATGATTCATTTTGTGTTATCTTTCACCTCAGTGTATGTtgacacagaaatacacacacacgacacaaacCCACCGGACACACACGGATGAAGTGTTAGTCAGTTTTTCTGGCAGGCTGTAGATTTACAGTAaaggtgaggggttagggtgaagAGTTCTGGTAACTCTGTGTCTCTTTCCGTGACCCTGCGCCTGTGGGAACGGCCCAGGTTCagatgtaccacacacacactggacacacacacactggacacacactggacacacacacactggacacacactggacacacacacactggacacacactggacacacactggacacacacacactggacacacactggacacacagagGGAGTATAGGGTGTttcctggctggctgtgtgtttagAGTAAGGGTGATAACTGCGGATGCTGTCTGTTCaggcccatgtgtgtgtgtgtgtgagagaacggaCGGCCCAGGTTCAGACGTGCcgcggtgtgtttgtgtgttgcgcTGTGTGTGACTCAGCCTCTGTTTGTTATTACAGGGCGGTAGCTCAGGGCCAGACGGGATAGACAGGACCAGTAGTCCATTGTTCTGGTGGCCCAATGTTTATTTATCTATCTCCCTCCctgaccctccctctctctcattcctcctctttctatcaccctgaccctccctctctctcattcctcctctttctatcaccctgaccctccctctctctcattcctcctctTTCAATCACcctgaccctccctccctctaattcCTCCTCTTTCAATCACCctgaccctccctctctctaattcctcctctttctatcaccctgaccctccctctctctaattcCTCCTCTTTCTATCACCCTGACCCTCCCTCCTTCTCATTGCTCCTCTTTCAATCACcctgaccctccctccctctaattcCTCCTCTTTCAATCaccctgactctccctctctctacttcctcctctttctatcgccttccctccctctcattcctcctctttctatcaccctgactctccctctctccacttcctcctctttctatcgccttccctccctctcattcctcctctttctatcaccctgaccctccctccctctcattcctcCTCATTCTATCATCCTGACCCTCCCTCTCATTCATCCTCTTTCTATCATcctgaccctccctccctctcattcctcCTCTTTCGATCACCctgactctccctccctctcattcctcCTCTTTCGATCACCctgactctccctccctctcattcctcCTCATTCTATCATCCtgacactccctccctctcattcctcctctttctatcaccctgaccctccctccctcctgttcctcctctttctcttcctgctGAGGAGGACTAAAGCCAAGAGGAACATTAAATGGTGATTCACTGAAGTAATATGATAGTGTAAATCTCCAATTGACCCATCGATATTAGACCTCCAGTTGATCCATCGATATTAGACCTCCAGTTGATCCATCGATATTAGACCTCCAGTTGATCCATCGATATTAGACCTCCAGTTGATCCATCGATATTAGACCTCCAGTTGATACATCGATATTAGACCTCCAGTTGATCCATCGATATTAGACCTCCAGTTGATCCATCGATATTAGACCTCCAGTTGATCCATCGATATTAGACCTCCAGTTGATACATCGATATTAGACCTCCAGTTGATCCATCGATATTAGACCTCCAGTTGATCCATCGATATTAAGCCTCCAGTTGATCCAATGTCATGACTGTAAATTCTGAATTCATGTAATTATTGTTGCGTAATGTCAGCGTTCTTCATTTCTAGTTGTCAAAGGTTAAATAtgtgtgtggtctggtgtggctcagttggtagagcatggtgcttgcaacaccagggttgtgggtttgattcccacggggaaccagtatgaaaatatatgcactcattactgtaagttgctctggataagagtgtctgctaaatggctcaAATGTAAGTATGTGTTCTAGGCTAGCAGTGCATTTAGTCATCAACTGATGAGAACCAGCATCATGTGTCATATTGGGAAAATGACCGTAGTGCTTGTGTGTCAAACTGGGATTTTTTTTCAGTTGGACCAAGATATTATGATATTCAAGGCTGCAATGATTTTCCAGTGGACAGGGTTGGTTTTAACCGAATTAAtctggaggagacagagggagagatgaaagggAGGGATGGTTGtagcgacagagggagagatggaatgtggatggagggagaaatAGATGGAGGGATAGTTTCAGAAATAGTCTCGGAAGTCCCAGGGCCAAAGCATATGTCAGAACACTGTTCATGTGGGAGGCAACCTGTCTGCCTAGGGAGACTAAGAaagagctggagggagggagggatagggttcACCCAGGACTAAGGAACATTCTtagagaccagactagaccacatGACTGGAGCAGACATTATCATGACAGAGACCAGACTGGACCACATGACTGGAGCAGACATTATCATGACAGAGACCAGACTGGACCACATGACTGGAGCAGACATTATCATGACAGAGACCAGACTGGACCACATGACTGGAGCAGACATTATCATGAcagagaccagactagaccacatGACTGGAGCAGACATTGTCATGAcagagaccagactagaccacatGACTGGAGCAGACATTATCATGACACAGAGACCAGACTGGACCACATGACTGGAGCAGACATTATCATGACACAGAGACCAGACTGGACCACATGACTGGAGCAGACATTATCATGACACAGAGACCAGACTGGACCACATGACTGGAGCAGACATTATCATGACAGAGACCAGACTGGACCACATGACTGGAGCAGACATTATCATGACAcagagaccagactagaccacatGACTGGAGCAGACATTATCATGACAGAGACCAGACTGGACCACATGACTGGAGCAGACATTATCATGACAGAGACCAGACTGGACCACATGACTGGAGCAGACATTATCATGACAGAGACCAGACTGGACCACATGACTGGAGCAGACATTATCATGACACAAGAGCACAGATGAGACGGCACAAAGAATGGACTCATTATTCCCACATCAAAGACAGTACCAAGAGTTCTCAGTACTCTGAATCTCATGTTCGTTTGAATCAATTAGCCTGATAGGTACTCCTGTAAGCTTTGGTCTGTCTTGGAGAGTTGGATTGAAGAGCTGGAAGATGGTCATTCAGATCATGTGTTTCTGACCACATTATTGTAAGAGCCTGTACACATAGCCACCTGTCACAGTCTGGGTAACCTCGTGACCTTTTCCCAGGCTAATTGTGGTTAGCACATATACATAAGCCTGTAACACCAACTAACAAGTCTGGCCGACTGGGGAGTGAACTGATTTGTAGTTTTTTAGTTTGAAGCTTTGGTCCACCAGACGTTCCCAGCATTGGGAGGAAGTGTCTGCTGAACGACGTTACAGAGTGGGTTTCAGCAGCTGTGTTTTAGTGGAAATAAACAGCGTCCTGTCCTCTTTTTGCAGACTATTGTTCCATGTTCAGTGATAATGCATTGATGATGCTAATTAGGGTGATCTGATATGCTAATCAGTCCATTGTATGTttttggtgagtgtgtgtgtgtgtgtgtgtgtgtgtgtgtgtgtgtgtgtgtgtgtgtgtgtgtgtgtgtgtattgtgattGAACATTGTTTTCCTGTCTCTCCAGGTCCACTATGCAGCGTGCTCGTGGAACGCTTTGGTTGCCGGGTAACGGTGATGGTGGGAGGGGTTCTGAGTGGACTAGGCATGGTGGTCAGCGCCCTGGCCAGAACCATCACAGAACTCTACATCACCAGCATCATCGCAGGTCagagggcgcacacacacacacacacacacacacacacacactataaacccCCCAATATAAGACGTCTCTCCTTCTTTCTATGGGGCATTATGTGTCATCCTCATCagttcctctgtcctcctctctcctccacatacAGGGTTGGGGTTCTGCCTGTCCTTCCAGCCCTCTGTGACCATGATGGGCCACTACTTTTTGAGGCGGCGGGCATTTGCCAACGCCCTGTCGTCCACTGGCACGGCCCTGGGCCTCAGCACCTTACCCCTGCTGGCCAACTTCCTGCTGGGCCAGTTTGGCTGGAGAGGCAGCTTCCTGGTCCTTGGAGGGCTGCTGTTGAACTGCTGCGTGTGTGGGGCTGTCATGAGGCCCCTGGGGGCTAAACACAGTGGAGCCCAGAGGACACTCACTAACAAGGCTGCCCAGGGGCTCAGCAAGCAACCAATCAAAGGTCCTCtcaaacaggagaaggagggacTTAAGGCAAGACTTAGGACAGCGCTCAGTGACCTTGTCGTGTTCCTACGGAGACACATGGCCTTTGATCTGTTGGTCAGTAACGCTCGTTACCGTTCCTACGCCCTGGGAGTGACGTGGATGATGTTGGGATTTGTAGTTCCCCTGGTCTACCTGGTGCCCTATGCTACAGCCAATGGTATGGAACAGGACCGAGCCGCGTTACTGATGGCCATACTGGGCCTAGTTAACATTGCTGTGAGACCCGTGGCGGCTGTCTTCTTCGGCCTGCCGCGCTTCAGGTACCGTAGCCTGGATGTTAGAGGTTAGGAGTGGGTCAGCAACTTGACCGgagggttgctggttcgaatcccaagcaagaaaacatttaataaaaaataatgtgATCTGAAAACGAAAATGGATAATAAATtggtcttctcctcctcttcctcctcctcctccacctctcaggGGCAGTggctgttttgtgtatgtgtttgcggTAGCCCTCCTGGTCAACGGGCTGAGTAACAGTATCTGTGGTGCGGCTGCCACCTTCCCCGTGCTCCTGATCTACGTGGTCATCTTTGGTCTGTCCATGTCTGTGATTGGCTCTCTGCTCTTCACGGTGCTGATGGAAACGGTGGAGATGAGCCGGTTCCCCTCTGCCCTGGGTCTCATCAGTATGTTAGAGAGTGGAACACTGCTGATTGGACCGCCCCTcgcaggtactgtgtgtattgcACCTGTCAGGATTGTACtactatacattttgccatgggacaaagataaacattttcagttttacagctaattttcTTGAATTATGTATATTCTTTTGACATGGCTTATGACatgttcatatgctatctgggggTGGGGGGTTGCGGAGGCAATAGGGGTGTGTGGTACACCAGTGGTCAGAATTTCCCCAttgcaatatgtttcaaatgaaattgtatttttctCAATGCGCCGGTtataacagtgaaatgtttacttacaagcccttaaccaacaatgcagttaagaaaaataagtgttaagtaaaaactAGATAAGTAGAAAATCTAAGTAATAAAGTGTTTGGTACAGTATGGTCATCTAGTCTATGGCATCTGTTCAAATCCTATGTGTGGATTCTTTGTCTGTGGTACAGAATCAATGACTTCCCCTACTGCATGTTATCTACAGTCTAGTTGTATCATTgttggtcagtaggtggtcagcatAACAACAGGTGCTGGTGTGGTTGACACAGTGACTCATACAGATATACATGTTAAGGTTCTTGTCAAGTTATGCCCAGTATAAACATGTTATGTTATGTGAGGACTGGGGAGGGTATGAGTTATGCCCAGTATAAACCTGTTATGTTATGTGAGGACTGGGGAGGGTATGAGTTATGCCCAGTATAAACCTGTTATGTTTTGTGAGGACTGGGGAGGGTATGAGTTATGCCCAATATAAACCTGTTATGTTATATGAGGACTGGGGAGGGTATGAGTTATGCCCAGTATAAACCTGTTATGTTATGTGAGGACTGGGGAGGGTATGAGTTATGCCCAGTATAAACCTGTTATGTTATATGCGGACTGGGGAGGGTATGAGTTATGCCCAGTATAAACCTGTTATGTT is a genomic window containing:
- the LOC106606229 gene encoding monocarboxylate transporter 6, which encodes MTEGVELEARQNQTQTHRTHRTRQNQTQGVTVLLRRGGAQTVTRRSRRKRRRKRVPSTTTTLLGYHPHNGPTGEPGAGLSGNGYAQQVAPDGGWGWVVLVATILVLALTLAFPSCMGIFYTELQAEFSSSNTETSWVPAIMTAVLHAGGPLCSVLVERFGCRVTVMVGGVLSGLGMVVSALARTITELYITSIIAGLGFCLSFQPSVTMMGHYFLRRRAFANALSSTGTALGLSTLPLLANFLLGQFGWRGSFLVLGGLLLNCCVCGAVMRPLGAKHSGAQRTLTNKAAQGLSKQPIKGPLKQEKEGLKARLRTALSDLVVFLRRHMAFDLLVSNARYRSYALGVTWMMLGFVVPLVYLVPYATANGMEQDRAALLMAILGLVNIAVRPVAAVFFGLPRFRGSGCFVYVFAVALLVNGLSNSICGAAATFPVLLIYVVIFGLSMSVIGSLLFTVLMETVEMSRFPSALGLISMLESGTLLIGPPLAGMLVDSTGHYSYVFYACSGIVSSSGLFLIGAFYYLDRQKKREEKKRAGPPAAYQQKPAISLVPDCQYSHVPSTQGGKPAISLVPDCQYSHVPSTQGGKPAISLVPDCQYSHVPSTQGGKPAIGLVPDCQYSHVPSTQGGKPAISLVPDCQYSHVPSTQGGKPAISLVPDCQYSHVPFTQGGKPAISLVPDCQYSHVPSTQGGRAADTVRVTNV